GTCATGGCTATAGATGACATTCCTAAAAAAATCAGTTCATACTCAAAAGTCAGGAGCAACTTTGAGCTTCCCTGGGGACCAGGAATTATAAAACCTtcaaggagggaaagggaaagaattatAAGATTGAACTGCCTTTCACTGAGTTCTTTTAGTGCATCATTTCAGTCCTTAGAAAAGAGGAGAAGGATTACCGCAGACTCAAGTTGTTGGTACCATGTTACTTGGAACTACTTTACTTGTCACCATAGCAATTATGGTTATTTATGGTACAGGCAAGGAGAAAAGGCACTGGCCCGAGAGTTAGAGATGGATTCTAGTTCTAGCTTGGCCACTAAGCAGCTGGGGGGTGCCTTAGATATGTGCCATCCCCTCTTGGATATCAGCTTACCTTCTATAAATTCCAGTAGCATGGGGACTAGAAGCTCCAACCCTTTCAGCTAAGACACTCTATAAATTAATGAGATCACTTGACCACTGTGTCCATTCTACTTTTATTTGGCATTTGTTCAtttggtacatatatacatatataaaaatctgtacaaggtaaaaatacaaaataagtatttcttcATAAGTTATGCAATTAAACagctacatttttaaagtttaaaggccattgcaagaaaaagaaagtctaatCAGTCCTTTATAGTCATTCACAATAACATTGGTATAAAATATCCATACAGCACATGTGTACAAAATAGTGTACAGTTCATAAAAGCTGTGCAAAGACAGCAaagttcagtaaaaaaaaaaaatcaaaatcaaagagGCTTGAGGGTTCTCTCTCTGCTCACATCATGCCCAGTGCTCAAGAGCCTTTCAGGTCAGTGAAATCTCCCCAGAAATAATAAAAGGGCACAAGGTAGAGTGCTTGGTGCATATACTGTGgatacagaaattttaaagaaaaagctttaaaaCATGCATACAGAAATAGAGATGGACTTTTCCCTCAACAACTCACTTCTTTGCCCAGACAGCATTGGGGATATGACAGGAAAGTCTTGTTATTTATGCTGTGCCTTAGACCGGAAGGAGTCTGTGAGCGTGTGTGTACAGATTTGGCTGGGTAGGTGACCCTCCAACCTAAGATAGGGAGGTGGAGGCATCTAGGAAGTCAGAGGTCTTGGAGTCATATGCCGGCCATGTTGTGACTCCTAACTTCTTTTCCTTTGCCATTAAGAGTTTTGCTAAAGACCTGCAGAGCCTGGCTCACTGCTAAACCAGGCTATTGGTGTGAACACCCCCACTGTGTTTAAAATAGCTTGCAATAAGCAAGTTAGGAGCTCTGGTGGAAAAGTTAAGGCTGGGACCAAGACCCAAGTTTCACTTATGTGGAAAGAGCTGTTGGGAGGTAGTGGGGGGGGCGCCATTTTGGGCAATGGAAGGGGCTGGGGCGCCTCTGACGAGGTGATGGTTCTGCAAAGGGGAGCCACAGCGTCTGGGCAACGGGAACTAAGCGGACACGCAGACAGAATCCCGCCTCTTCAATTTCAAAGCACTTCTAAACAGTACCCAGGCCTCAGGGAGGGCTTCTAAGACACGGTGATCTCTTCCTCTTCGCCCTCCTCATCCTCCTCGGAATCGGAGAAGTCCGAAGGCTTGCTCGAGTGCGCGGGCGAGGCGGGCAGAGGCCCTTCCAGCCGCGGGTCCCTCAGGTGCCGAGGGTCGGGGGATGCGTGATAGACTAGGCGGTGGCGGGGGCTGCCCTGGCCCTCGTCTTCCTCTTCGTCGTCCCCCGGGCCCTTCTGGCCAACGTCACTGAGGTCTGGGTGCGGATTGAGTTTGGTGGGAAGGGTCTGCTCTCGGCAGCCCCCGCTAGACAGGAGCTCACGCTCCTTGGAGTTCCGCCACTTCATGCGTCGATTCTGGAACCAGATTTTCACctggggcgcggggggggggggtcgaggagagggagtggggacaAACAGAGGTTAGCGAAGGCCCTTCACACcaaggccggggtgggggggcgcgcCGGCGGGACGGCCTGGGAGGGTAGGAGGCTCTGTCCTTCCTCTCCTTGCCCGCTGCCCACGCCCTGACGTGGGTTCAGATGGCTCAAGGCACTCACCCTACCCTCACTCCCTCTTCAGCTCCTCGCTGCTCTAACCCCATCCTCTGACCTCTGACCCTGATGTccacaggggtggggggcgctgaGCCGGGCGTGGAGCCAAGAGACCGGGAGAGAAGCGGGCTGTCCGGGCTGTCCAGACGAGCCTCAAGGAAGCTGGCGGGTGCACCTTACTTTCCCCACCCGAACAATGGGACCGACCTGGTCTCAGAGAACCCTCCCAGTTATACCAtgcctgggggaggggtgaagcgtgggggctgggggctgggaggagacCGCTCTCACTTGTGAGTCTTTCAAGCCCAACTTGGCCGCCAGCTTCTTGCGGTCGGGCTTGCTGATGTACTTCTGCTTCTGGAACATCTTCTCCAGCGCCTTGCGCTGCACGTCGGAGAACACGGCTCGGCGCAGCATGCCCCGGCGAGGCTTGCCGCGGGCCGCAAGCGGCCAGGAGAAGGTCCCCGGGATGGGCACGACGCTTGAGGACGCTGCGGAGGGGTGGGAGTGAGGGTTTGCGAGTGAGTGGGCGGCGTCCCGCCGGGGCAGTAGCGT
The genomic region above belongs to Neovison vison isolate M4711 chromosome 7, ASM_NN_V1, whole genome shotgun sequence and contains:
- the DBX1 gene encoding homeobox protein DBX1; its protein translation is MMFPGLLAPPAGYPSLLRPTPTLTLPQSLQSAFSGHSSFLVEDLIRISRPPAYLPRSLPTASMSPPRQGVPTTLTDTGTSDLGSPSPGSRPDGSPQTAASPASEPTFLKFGVNAILSSAPRTETSPALLQSVPPKTFAFPYFEGSFQPFIRSSYFPASSSVVPIPGTFSWPLAARGKPRRGMLRRAVFSDVQRKALEKMFQKQKYISKPDRKKLAAKLGLKDSQVKIWFQNRRMKWRNSKERELLSSGGCREQTLPTKLNPHPDLSDVGQKGPGDDEEEDEGQGSPRHRLVYHASPDPRHLRDPRLEGPLPASPAHSSKPSDFSDSEEDEEGEEEEITVS